In Candidatus Campbellbacteria bacterium, a single genomic region encodes these proteins:
- a CDS encoding TIGR00730 family Rossman fold protein, which translates to MPLLDNKHTFRYTPSKSYNVFGIFFIACKVFIEFFRGMIKLRKIKLASSIFGSARNCLDERYYADTEKLAGKLSKMGYAVVTGGADGIMKFANKGAYVNNSESIGFGISLPHEQKNNEYWTDGMEFHYFFSRKAMLISAAEVYIAFPGGFGTLDELFQVLTFVQTGKINKIPIVLYGREFWAPLDEFIRNQLRDKYKTIGKNDNNLYIILDSVDEVCDYIKQMNIIDMQRRGICC; encoded by the coding sequence ATGCCACTTTTAGATAACAAACATACATTCAGATACACACCGTCTAAATCATATAATGTATTTGGAATATTTTTTATTGCCTGTAAGGTTTTTATAGAATTTTTTAGAGGGATGATAAAACTGAGAAAAATTAAACTTGCGAGCTCTATTTTTGGATCAGCGAGAAATTGTTTGGATGAAAGGTATTATGCAGACACTGAAAAACTTGCCGGCAAATTATCTAAAATGGGCTATGCGGTAGTTACCGGTGGAGCTGATGGGATAATGAAGTTTGCAAATAAGGGTGCGTATGTCAATAACAGTGAGTCAATTGGTTTTGGAATAAGTTTGCCACACGAACAAAAAAACAACGAGTATTGGACAGACGGAATGGAATTTCATTATTTTTTCAGTAGAAAAGCAATGCTTATCTCAGCAGCAGAAGTGTATATAGCGTTTCCTGGAGGCTTTGGAACACTTGATGAGTTATTTCAAGTTCTTACATTTGTTCAGACAGGCAAAATAAACAAGATACCGATTGTATTGTATGGGAGAGAATTTTGGGCTCCACTTGATGAGTTTATAAGAAACCAACTTAGAGATAAATACAAAACAATAGGAAAAAATGACAACAATCTTTACATAATTCTTGATTCTGTAGATGAAGTTTGTGATTATATAAAACAGATGAATATAATTGATATGCAGAGGAGAGGAATTTGCTGTTAG
- the rpmA gene encoding 50S ribosomal protein L27: MSTKKSGGSSKNLHDSKPKYLGVKLADGAPAKAGSVIVRQRGTKFLAGKNVGVGRDHTLFALKEGSISFSEKRHKHFNGKVYIKKVVHVT, from the coding sequence ATGTCAACAAAGAAATCAGGTGGAAGTTCAAAGAATTTACACGATTCAAAACCAAAATATCTTGGAGTAAAACTTGCAGATGGTGCCCCTGCCAAAGCGGGTTCTGTAATAGTGCGACAGAGAGGGACGAAATTTTTAGCAGGTAAAAATGTTGGAGTGGGCAGAGATCATACTTTGTTTGCCCTCAAAGAAGGTAGCATTAGTTTTTCAGAGAAAAGACACAAGCATTTTAACGGCAAGGTTTATATAAAAAAGGTGGTTCATGTCACATAA
- a CDS encoding fructose-bisphosphate aldolase class I has protein sequence MFVRYNKKEKMRGALLARVVRALMRPYAGILAADERPSSMNTRFKSLDITPSVDRRREYRDLLVTTEGIEKYVTGVILSEETFNQNILREIPFPNFLENLGIITGIKVDEGTVPTKGTSIERVTLGLKNLPNRLEKFKKGGALFAKWRCVFHILGNEMPSNIVISKNTIDLAAYARMCVDAGIVPIVEPEVLSDGAHTAEKAGEVIEKILRRLYLEIEKQNISFEHIILKTSMATSGKNAQTKMDPEEVAEHTMNALCKTTPHDIGGVVFLSGGQSAFESRQNLNAIKIMADEIRAPFDLSYSFGRALQDDALRRWLGIGNKKGEAQQIFMKVLEKTAMAREGISAE, from the coding sequence TGGCGCACTTCTTGCCCGCGTGGTCAGGGCTCTCATGCGACCCTACGCAGGAATCTTGGCAGCAGATGAAAGACCTTCCTCTATGAACACGCGCTTCAAGTCGCTTGACATAACCCCAAGCGTGGATAGGAGAAGGGAATACAGAGATTTGCTTGTTACAACAGAAGGGATAGAAAAATATGTTACAGGCGTGATTTTGTCTGAAGAAACATTTAACCAAAACATATTGAGAGAGATTCCATTTCCTAATTTTTTGGAAAATCTTGGGATAATAACAGGGATAAAAGTAGATGAAGGGACAGTTCCAACAAAAGGCACATCTATAGAAAGAGTGACACTCGGGTTGAAAAACTTGCCAAACAGATTGGAGAAGTTTAAGAAAGGGGGCGCACTGTTTGCAAAATGGAGATGTGTCTTTCACATACTTGGAAATGAAATGCCGTCTAATATAGTAATCTCAAAAAACACAATAGACCTTGCGGCATACGCGAGGATGTGTGTTGATGCTGGTATTGTCCCTATCGTAGAGCCAGAAGTTTTGTCAGATGGCGCACACACCGCAGAAAAGGCAGGGGAAGTGATTGAAAAAATTTTAAGACGGCTCTATTTAGAGATTGAGAAACAAAATATATCGTTTGAGCATATAATACTCAAAACATCAATGGCGACCTCTGGAAAAAATGCGCAGACAAAAATGGACCCCGAAGAAGTAGCAGAGCATACTATGAACGCTTTATGCAAGACAACTCCGCATGATATAGGTGGCGTTGTGTTCTTGTCGGGAGGGCAGAGTGCTTTTGAGTCAAGGCAAAATTTAAATGCGATAAAAATAATGGCGGATGAGATAAGGGCTCCGTTTGATTTAAGTTATTCTTTTGGTAGGGCATTACAAGATGATGCCTTGAGAAGATGGTTGGGGATAGGAAATAAAAAAGGAGAAGCCCAACAGATATTTATGAAAGTGCTTGAAAAAACCGCGATGGCGCGTGAAGGGATTTCTGCGGAATAG